One window of the Granulicella arctica genome contains the following:
- the rpsT gene encoding 30S ribosomal protein S20 — translation MANHVSSLKRARQTVVKTAVNRANKSKLRGILRTLREAIAKGDSKVVTEQYRATVSVLDKSVQKGILHKNTASRYKSRLNARVKAVVVAKAA, via the coding sequence ATGGCAAATCATGTTTCCTCGTTGAAGCGCGCACGTCAGACAGTGGTAAAGACCGCGGTAAATCGCGCCAACAAGAGCAAGCTGCGCGGCATTCTTCGCACTCTGCGTGAGGCCATTGCCAAGGGTGACAGCAAAGTTGTCACTGAGCAGTACCGCGCGACCGTCTCCGTTCTCGATAAGAGCGTCCAGAAGGGCATTCTCCACAAAAACACCGCCAGCCGTTACAAGTCCCGCCTTAACGCTCGCGTCAAGGCCGTTGTCGTCGCCAAGGCCGCCTAG
- a CDS encoding PhoH family protein has translation MIKKSLEITTGIEPLYGTRDENLRLMEDSLKVTIDLRSDSIQVTGQPEAVARVERIFGDFEALRKGGVHPHNGELNAMLKLVVADPAVSLKSLMDSGKQRSVGVKRVVQPRSPNQRKYVEAIEQNDMVFGLGPAGTGKTYLAVAMAVSALMAKKVSRIILVRPAVEAGERLGFLPGSLQEKVDPYLRPLYDALYDLMDQEKVDKLLERNVIEVAPLAFMRGRTLSDAFIIMDEAQNTTNEQMKMFVTRLGNNSRAVITGDLTQIDLPNPKKSGLFEALNVLDGVEGIKFCHFDDVDVVRHHLVQRIVRAYDSYGRAQHQQQLPLAIGETELPGVAPSVKPVAKTQ, from the coding sequence TTGATCAAAAAATCGCTCGAAATCACCACCGGTATTGAGCCCCTGTACGGGACCCGCGACGAAAATCTCCGCTTGATGGAAGACAGCCTCAAGGTCACCATCGATCTCCGTTCCGATTCCATACAGGTCACCGGTCAGCCCGAGGCGGTCGCCCGCGTCGAGCGAATCTTTGGCGACTTCGAAGCGCTCCGCAAAGGCGGGGTTCATCCCCACAACGGCGAATTGAACGCCATGCTGAAGCTGGTGGTTGCTGACCCTGCCGTCAGCCTTAAGTCGCTGATGGATTCAGGTAAGCAGCGTTCGGTCGGCGTAAAGCGGGTTGTGCAGCCGCGCTCGCCAAACCAACGGAAGTATGTCGAGGCGATCGAGCAAAACGACATGGTCTTCGGGCTCGGGCCAGCAGGAACAGGTAAGACCTACCTTGCTGTAGCCATGGCAGTCTCCGCGCTGATGGCAAAGAAGGTAAGCCGCATTATCCTCGTTCGTCCAGCCGTAGAAGCTGGTGAGCGGCTTGGCTTCCTGCCGGGCTCGTTGCAGGAGAAGGTCGATCCGTATCTGCGGCCTCTCTACGACGCGCTCTACGACCTGATGGACCAGGAAAAGGTCGACAAACTCCTGGAACGTAACGTGATCGAGGTTGCGCCACTGGCGTTCATGCGTGGCCGAACGCTCTCTGACGCCTTCATCATCATGGACGAGGCGCAGAACACGACGAACGAGCAGATGAAGATGTTCGTGACGCGGCTCGGAAACAACTCGCGGGCGGTGATCACGGGCGATCTGACGCAGATCGATCTGCCTAACCCGAAGAAGTCTGGACTGTTCGAAGCGCTGAACGTTCTGGATGGCGTCGAGGGAATCAAGTTTTGTCACTTCGACGATGTGGATGTCGTCCGACATCATCTTGTCCAGCGAATTGTTCGCGCCTACGACAGCTATGGGCGTGCCCAGCATCAGCAACAGTTGCCACTGGCGATTGGAGAAACAGAGCTTCCCGGAGTAGCACCCTCAGTCAAGCCGGTAGCGAAAACTCAATAG
- the ybeY gene encoding rRNA maturation RNase YbeY, translated as MITIEPPSTSTIPASALSKSGLTRFLNRARLAIGLVGDVEVLLADDATLKRLNRAYRGKNKATDVLSFPAAYNEFGGEEQTAGDLAISLETAARQAEAYGHSLRDEVRILLLHGLLHLHGLDHEVDQGEMAAREALLRKELRLPDGLIGRVSDTPKPSRRTKA; from the coding sequence ATGATCACCATCGAACCCCCAAGTACATCCACCATCCCGGCGTCTGCGCTCTCTAAGTCGGGGCTCACGCGCTTCCTGAATCGTGCTCGTTTGGCGATAGGCCTGGTGGGTGACGTCGAGGTGCTGCTTGCCGACGACGCGACGCTGAAGCGCCTGAACCGGGCATATCGCGGGAAGAACAAGGCTACCGATGTTCTGAGCTTTCCTGCAGCTTACAACGAGTTTGGAGGCGAAGAGCAGACAGCAGGTGACCTGGCGATCTCACTTGAAACAGCGGCCAGGCAGGCTGAGGCGTACGGGCACAGTCTGCGCGATGAGGTGCGAATTCTGCTGCTGCACGGTCTGCTGCATCTGCATGGTCTGGATCACGAAGTAGATCAGGGTGAGATGGCCGCGCGTGAGGCGCTTCTGCGAAAAGAACTTCGATTACCCGATGGTTTGATCGGCAGGGTGTCCGATACACCGAAACCATCGCGTAGGACGAAGGCATGA
- a CDS encoding hemolysin family protein: MIPVFGLSLVALLAILTLAAYVDRVYSEMGKFLAREYQDNIDAWEQVVEPRLRLGRESVALSASVLRQLSLAAIALLSGLRLYSYPVLAPGLAVAPSVSEVLRTAFELILLILLFDRLVPQILFTRTRGLWIAKILYLLEALFYLILPVTLLLGLLLSIAALAEPEDAEEEEHPSEAMDALLEAGEEEGILEESDRELVRSVVEFGDKVVREVMTPRPEIFAVAGTMTLQEFTAQLDEHPFSRVPVYSDSLDHITGIAFAHDLLQILDTDAMTVTVAELQRPAAFVPEPKKVAELLREMQREKQHMRVVIDEYGGVAGLVTIEDLIEAIVGNIADEHDDGEEDDTPAREADGAYTVSGGFEISRLRDLFADQFETHRQTRPAEDGEPHPDDDDADERDTRDDPTALRLPEHYESTTLGGLVSEIAGHIPLPGEVVEEDGLRMEVLASTDRRIDRIRVSLSTHPSAA, encoded by the coding sequence ATGATTCCGGTCTTTGGCTTATCACTGGTTGCGTTGCTTGCCATTCTGACCCTGGCTGCATACGTCGATCGCGTGTACTCCGAGATGGGCAAGTTTCTCGCCCGCGAATACCAGGACAATATCGATGCCTGGGAGCAGGTGGTGGAGCCTCGGCTCAGGCTTGGGCGAGAGTCGGTTGCCCTATCCGCTTCGGTGCTGCGGCAACTCTCACTCGCTGCAATTGCGCTTCTTTCCGGGTTGAGGCTCTATAGCTACCCCGTGCTCGCTCCGGGGCTGGCAGTCGCGCCGAGTGTATCGGAGGTCCTGCGAACAGCATTCGAGCTGATCCTCCTGATCCTGCTGTTTGACCGGCTGGTGCCACAGATTCTCTTCACGCGGACACGTGGTTTGTGGATCGCCAAGATTCTGTACCTGCTCGAGGCGTTGTTCTACCTCATTCTTCCGGTCACGCTGCTGCTTGGCCTGCTTCTTTCAATCGCCGCTCTGGCCGAGCCTGAAGATGCTGAGGAAGAGGAGCATCCTTCAGAGGCGATGGATGCGCTGCTTGAGGCAGGGGAAGAAGAGGGCATTCTCGAGGAGTCGGATCGTGAACTTGTACGGTCGGTTGTGGAGTTCGGCGACAAGGTGGTGCGTGAGGTGATGACTCCGCGACCAGAGATCTTCGCTGTAGCCGGCACCATGACGCTGCAGGAGTTCACGGCGCAGTTGGACGAGCACCCCTTCTCGCGCGTCCCGGTCTATTCGGATTCGCTCGATCACATTACTGGTATCGCCTTCGCACACGATCTGCTTCAGATCCTCGATACGGATGCGATGACCGTCACTGTAGCTGAGTTGCAACGCCCCGCGGCGTTCGTACCTGAGCCTAAAAAAGTGGCGGAGCTGTTGCGCGAGATGCAGCGCGAGAAGCAGCACATGCGCGTCGTCATCGACGAGTATGGTGGAGTCGCAGGGCTTGTCACCATCGAGGATTTGATCGAGGCAATAGTCGGTAACATTGCGGACGAGCATGACGACGGCGAGGAAGATGACACTCCGGCACGCGAAGCAGATGGAGCCTACACTGTCTCGGGTGGATTCGAAATCTCCCGGCTTCGTGACTTGTTTGCCGATCAGTTCGAAACGCATCGCCAAACGCGTCCTGCGGAAGATGGCGAGCCCCATCCGGACGACGATGATGCCGACGAGCGGGATACACGCGATGACCCGACGGCATTACGCCTGCCGGAGCACTACGAGTCGACGACGCTGGGCGGGTTGGTCTCAGAGATCGCCGGGCACATTCCGCTGCCGGGTGAAGTGGTCGAAGAGGATGGGCTGCGGATGGAGGTGCTGGCGTCTACGGACCGCCGCATCGACCGAATTCGCGTAAGCCTTTCCACTCATCCTTCGGCTGCCTGA
- the era gene encoding GTPase Era, whose amino-acid sequence MPFRSGFVSIIGRPNAGKSTLLNALLGQKLAIVTHKPQTTRTRIHGVLEVPLKKKGKGEPGHPAAQVVLVDTPGVHKPDTQLDRRMMQEVHDALESRDAVLFIVDVTHRLPQAEKPKEQGALKPFTKTRVELSKAEDDFALSLIKKLECPVILVLNKMDAIPRADLLPLMAHWSALHTFADVIPISARKKENLELLLDKVVGQLKEGQRYFPKHQLTDQPERFLVAELIREKILMLTGEEVPYATAVVIEKFEEPVPELTETGKVKKRAVGAKLPLTKISAAIYCERTGQKAILIGKQGTMLKQIGTAARKDIESLLGTRVFLELFVKVQEEWRSSRGFVEDLDWRRQLEEIAARQASEEGSSE is encoded by the coding sequence ATGCCCTTTCGCTCCGGATTCGTCTCTATCATCGGCCGCCCTAATGCGGGCAAGTCAACCTTGCTCAATGCTCTGCTCGGCCAGAAGCTCGCTATCGTCACACATAAACCCCAGACCACGCGGACTCGCATCCATGGTGTGCTTGAAGTTCCGCTCAAGAAGAAGGGCAAGGGTGAGCCGGGACATCCTGCGGCGCAAGTGGTGCTTGTCGATACTCCGGGCGTGCACAAGCCGGATACACAGCTCGATCGGCGGATGATGCAGGAGGTCCACGACGCTCTTGAATCGCGCGATGCCGTGCTCTTTATCGTAGATGTGACGCACCGGCTGCCACAGGCGGAGAAGCCTAAAGAGCAGGGTGCCCTGAAGCCCTTCACGAAGACGCGAGTCGAGCTTTCGAAGGCTGAGGACGATTTCGCGCTGTCGCTAATTAAAAAGCTGGAATGCCCGGTCATCCTGGTGTTGAACAAGATGGATGCGATTCCCCGAGCGGACCTCCTGCCCCTCATGGCTCACTGGTCGGCCCTGCACACGTTTGCGGATGTCATTCCAATCTCGGCGCGCAAGAAAGAGAATCTGGAGCTGCTCCTGGATAAGGTCGTCGGACAGTTGAAAGAAGGGCAGCGATACTTCCCGAAGCATCAGCTCACCGATCAGCCGGAGCGCTTCCTTGTTGCGGAACTCATTCGCGAAAAGATTCTGATGCTTACAGGCGAAGAGGTTCCCTACGCGACGGCGGTAGTTATCGAGAAGTTCGAAGAGCCTGTGCCAGAGTTGACCGAGACAGGCAAGGTAAAGAAGCGAGCCGTCGGTGCGAAGTTGCCGCTAACGAAAATTTCGGCGGCCATCTATTGCGAGCGGACAGGGCAGAAGGCGATCCTGATCGGCAAGCAGGGAACGATGCTGAAGCAGATCGGCACGGCGGCACGGAAGGATATCGAGTCGCTGCTGGGAACGCGGGTCTTCCTCGAATTGTTCGTGAAGGTGCAGGAGGAGTGGCGCAGTTCGCGAGGCTTCGTCGAAGACCTGGACTGGCGTCGTCAGCTTGAAGAAATAGCAGCCCGGCAGGCTTCGGAAGAGGGTTCTTCCGAGTAA
- a CDS encoding alpha/beta fold hydrolase produces the protein MKILLGLLLALAPVVSSGQTAEKLTPVRHDFVIKNFRTESGVTLPEVHVIYGTYGHLNAAKDNVVLLPSHYMAKFKGYEWLMGPGKALDPDKLFLVCTELFANGSSSSPSNTAEPFHGSHFPLMTIRDNVNAGHQLLIEELKVQHLKAVIGFSMGAQQAFQWAVSYPTFMDRAVATSGTSKTYPHGIVRLEGQIAAITTDPVYNNGDYTAEPLKGIEDFGTMWMGWLYSQEWWHEELWRATAKPGTTFAQYFEQRRTHFITGDANDIIAQMRTWESNDVGASPGFGKLDFSSKYGGNIGEASTNPATERALGSIKVPFLYMPSATDMYFPITDATYEAKFIPGVTFMPIPSLWGHPAGAAADPADAKFLNENIARFLSGQLAPTSLTK, from the coding sequence ATGAAAATCCTCCTTGGCCTCCTGCTTGCGCTAGCTCCCGTGGTGTCTTCTGGCCAGACCGCCGAAAAGCTGACGCCAGTCCGCCATGACTTTGTGATCAAGAACTTTCGCACCGAAAGCGGCGTGACGCTGCCCGAGGTGCACGTGATCTATGGCACGTATGGACACCTGAACGCAGCCAAGGATAATGTCGTGTTGCTGCCATCGCACTACATGGCCAAGTTCAAGGGCTACGAATGGCTGATGGGACCGGGTAAGGCTCTCGATCCTGACAAGCTCTTTCTGGTGTGTACAGAACTTTTTGCGAATGGCAGCTCTTCATCGCCAAGCAATACAGCGGAGCCATTTCATGGATCACATTTCCCGCTCATGACGATTCGCGACAACGTAAACGCGGGCCATCAGTTGCTGATCGAAGAGCTAAAGGTCCAGCATTTGAAGGCCGTCATCGGCTTTTCAATGGGGGCGCAGCAGGCATTCCAATGGGCGGTGAGCTACCCGACCTTTATGGATCGCGCGGTGGCGACCTCGGGAACCTCGAAGACCTATCCGCATGGTATCGTGCGCCTCGAAGGACAGATCGCAGCGATTACGACAGATCCGGTCTATAACAACGGGGACTACACGGCCGAGCCCTTGAAGGGAATTGAAGACTTTGGGACGATGTGGATGGGATGGCTTTATTCGCAGGAATGGTGGCACGAGGAGCTTTGGCGGGCTACGGCCAAGCCAGGAACGACCTTCGCTCAATACTTTGAGCAGCGCCGAACGCACTTCATCACAGGCGACGCGAACGACATTATTGCGCAGATGAGGACGTGGGAATCAAACGATGTCGGTGCCTCGCCGGGCTTCGGCAAGCTCGACTTTTCGAGCAAGTATGGTGGGAACATCGGTGAGGCCAGCACAAATCCTGCGACGGAGCGCGCCCTCGGTTCGATCAAGGTGCCATTTCTCTATATGCCGTCGGCTACGGACATGTACTTCCCAATCACGGACGCGACGTACGAGGCAAAGTTCATTCCCGGCGTGACCTTCATGCCGATTCCGTCGCTCTGGGGTCATCCGGCTGGAGCAGCCGCCGATCCCGCAGACGCGAAGTTTCTGAACGAAAATATAGCCAGATTCCTTTCGGGTCAGCTTGCCCCTACCAGCCTCACCAAGTAA
- a CDS encoding glycosyltransferase family 4 protein yields the protein MRVGLMTREYPPNVYGGAGVHVEYLSLELAKKIEVEVHCWGTQQEDRGDLQVRGLEPPPEVTGDTKAKFKAAVDAFALNLSQMKQLAEIDIVHTHTWYVSMAGFLAKKLYNIPFVLTTHSLEPLRAWKAEQLGSGYAMSSWMERTAILDADAIIAVSNGTKADILRAYPEVSPDVIHVIYNGIDLNEYQKTDDTSALLKYGVDPSKPYVLFVGRITRQKGVTHLVEAIPYMPPGTQVVLCAGAPDTPEIAAEMREKIEALRKLTPGSRPAAVENFTDDGGHSIATGDPTDTGHNIVWIEQMVTKQEAIQLYSHCAVFCCPSVYEPFGIINLEAMACKAPVVASAVGGILEVVVEGETGHLVPFEADPVTTFPLDADRFARDLAEKVNALLADPAKAKAFGEAGRRRVEEKFAWSAIADQTIELYAKLIAARK from the coding sequence ATGCGTGTAGGTTTGATGACCCGCGAGTATCCGCCAAATGTGTATGGCGGGGCCGGTGTGCATGTCGAGTATCTGAGCCTGGAGTTAGCGAAGAAGATTGAGGTTGAAGTGCACTGTTGGGGGACCCAGCAGGAGGATCGCGGCGATCTGCAGGTACGCGGGTTGGAGCCGCCGCCAGAGGTTACAGGCGACACCAAGGCCAAGTTCAAGGCTGCTGTTGACGCTTTTGCGCTGAATCTTTCGCAGATGAAGCAGCTTGCCGAGATCGACATTGTCCACACCCATACGTGGTACGTCTCGATGGCTGGCTTCCTCGCGAAGAAGCTATACAACATCCCGTTCGTGTTGACGACCCATTCACTCGAGCCACTGCGTGCATGGAAGGCGGAGCAGTTGGGCTCCGGCTATGCCATGTCATCGTGGATGGAGCGCACAGCCATTCTCGATGCCGACGCCATCATCGCTGTATCGAACGGCACGAAGGCGGATATTCTGCGGGCCTATCCCGAAGTGTCGCCTGACGTAATCCATGTGATCTACAACGGTATTGACCTGAACGAGTATCAGAAGACGGACGATACGTCGGCGCTGCTCAAATACGGGGTCGATCCAAGCAAGCCTTACGTGCTCTTCGTGGGGCGAATCACGCGCCAGAAGGGCGTCACGCATCTGGTCGAGGCAATTCCGTACATGCCACCCGGAACCCAGGTAGTGCTATGCGCCGGTGCACCCGACACGCCCGAGATTGCTGCAGAGATGCGGGAGAAGATCGAAGCACTGCGCAAGCTGACGCCCGGCAGTCGACCAGCTGCGGTCGAGAACTTTACGGACGATGGCGGCCACTCCATCGCGACGGGCGACCCGACTGATACGGGTCACAACATCGTATGGATCGAGCAGATGGTCACGAAGCAGGAGGCTATTCAGCTTTATTCGCACTGTGCGGTCTTCTGCTGTCCTTCAGTATATGAGCCCTTCGGCATCATCAACCTGGAGGCAATGGCCTGCAAAGCTCCCGTTGTAGCCTCGGCGGTTGGTGGCATTCTTGAAGTCGTCGTAGAGGGTGAGACCGGACATCTGGTGCCGTTTGAGGCTGATCCGGTGACAACCTTTCCTCTGGACGCGGATCGGTTTGCCCGGGACCTCGCGGAAAAGGTAAATGCGTTGCTGGCCGACCCTGCGAAGGCAAAGGCGTTCGGTGAGGCAGGCCGCAGGAGGGTTGAGGAAAAGTTCGCATGGTCAGCCATAGCCGACCAGACCATTGAACTCTATGCAAAGCTGATCGCCGCTCGAAAGTAA
- the efp gene encoding elongation factor P, with protein MSIPATQMRPGMIIKYKDDLHLVFSVEHRTPGNLRAFIQAKLRNVRTGAMFTERFRSPDPVERVYVDEIKMEFLYNEGEDYYFMDEKYEQTMLKYETLGDAVQYLTPNLSISVSFHDGKAVGIELPGVVEMTVMETEPGIKSATASSVTKPAKTETGLVVQVPPFINEGEKIRVDTTEGAYMSRA; from the coding sequence ATGTCGATCCCAGCAACGCAGATGCGCCCGGGCATGATCATCAAGTACAAAGACGATCTTCACCTTGTCTTTTCGGTCGAACACCGCACCCCCGGCAACCTGCGCGCGTTTATCCAGGCGAAGCTCCGCAACGTCCGCACAGGTGCCATGTTTACTGAGCGTTTCCGCTCTCCTGACCCTGTCGAACGGGTCTATGTCGACGAGATCAAGATGGAGTTCCTCTACAACGAAGGCGAAGATTACTACTTCATGGATGAGAAGTACGAGCAGACCATGCTGAAGTACGAGACGCTGGGCGACGCGGTGCAGTACCTCACGCCCAATCTTTCCATCAGCGTCAGCTTTCACGACGGCAAGGCGGTTGGTATCGAGCTTCCGGGTGTGGTCGAGATGACCGTGATGGAGACCGAGCCGGGCATCAAGTCCGCAACCGCATCCTCCGTGACCAAGCCAGCCAAGACGGAGACCGGCCTCGTCGTGCAGGTCCCTCCATTCATCAATGAAGGCGAAAAGATCCGCGTCGACACAACCGAGGGCGCTTACATGTCCCGCGCTTAG
- a CDS encoding nuclease: MRALRLIPILAIASSLHAQQSIGTVGVQDATVSGDLSITNGRAILIGSSTVIAKDHTAEIALNRGGTVRVCATSGLHLTQSQSAGPQPLMLALDRGAIELQTAALATDIVMTPDLRFALRSAGPLDLRLRVTKNGDTCVENHGATAPTLGITDQFGEASYELRPNQHVLFEHGSLKEVVDNETSPCGCPTAAPGMSIADALLAAPTHTSTPSDEAAAQHPFPSAISEGLAPPAPVPQAAPGVAHAQVVTTLGYTGDGAGSISGNPAAVATAPAVAATQPSAQPSGFGHRLGHFFKHLFGGN, encoded by the coding sequence ATGAGAGCTCTCCGGCTGATCCCGATACTCGCCATCGCGTCGTCCCTTCATGCCCAGCAATCGATCGGCACGGTAGGTGTGCAGGATGCGACCGTGTCTGGCGATCTCTCGATCACCAACGGCCGGGCCATCCTGATCGGCAGCAGTACTGTCATCGCGAAAGACCACACTGCCGAGATCGCGCTAAACCGTGGGGGCACCGTCCGGGTCTGCGCGACCAGCGGCCTCCACCTTACGCAGTCGCAGAGTGCAGGGCCGCAACCGCTGATGCTCGCGCTTGACCGCGGCGCCATTGAACTCCAGACGGCTGCCCTTGCTACGGACATCGTGATGACGCCCGATCTGCGCTTTGCCCTCCGCTCCGCTGGCCCTCTTGATCTTCGCCTTCGCGTGACGAAGAATGGCGATACCTGCGTTGAGAACCATGGGGCGACGGCTCCCACGCTCGGGATCACCGATCAGTTTGGCGAGGCGTCCTACGAGCTACGCCCCAACCAGCACGTCCTCTTCGAACACGGCAGTCTGAAGGAGGTGGTCGATAATGAGACCTCTCCGTGCGGCTGTCCGACCGCGGCGCCGGGGATGTCAATCGCCGATGCCCTACTCGCAGCTCCCACTCATACGTCCACTCCCAGCGATGAGGCGGCGGCGCAGCACCCCTTTCCTTCTGCCATCAGTGAGGGGCTGGCTCCGCCTGCACCTGTTCCCCAGGCCGCACCCGGGGTCGCACACGCCCAGGTGGTCACGACCCTTGGCTACACCGGCGACGGGGCAGGCTCCATCTCCGGCAATCCGGCGGCCGTGGCCACAGCCCCTGCGGTGGCAGCAACCCAGCCATCGGCACAACCTTCAGGCTTCGGTCACCGCCTCGGTCACTTCTTCAAACACCTCTTCGGCGGCAACTAA
- a CDS encoding anthranilate synthase component II — protein sequence MIFVLDNYDSFTYNLVQYMGELGAEMVIRRNDELTPAEVEALRPERILISPGPCTPQDAGISIDLIKHFAALGSSGGTKVPILGVCLGHQSIGAAFGGNVVRAPKLMHGKTSEVDHDGKTIFDGIPLTMTCTRYHSLIVEDQDFPDELEVSARTSDGETIMALRHRELPIEGVQFHPESVLTTHGKQIIQNFMNLKS from the coding sequence ATGATCTTCGTTCTCGATAATTACGACTCTTTCACCTATAACCTTGTCCAGTACATGGGCGAACTGGGTGCCGAGATGGTCATTCGCCGCAACGACGAACTCACTCCCGCTGAGGTCGAGGCGCTCCGCCCTGAACGCATCCTGATCTCGCCCGGTCCATGCACTCCACAGGACGCCGGCATCAGTATCGACCTCATCAAGCACTTCGCAGCGCTTGGTTCGAGTGGTGGCACCAAGGTCCCTATCCTCGGCGTCTGCCTCGGTCACCAATCGATTGGCGCGGCTTTCGGTGGCAACGTCGTTCGTGCTCCCAAGCTGATGCATGGCAAGACAAGCGAGGTCGACCACGACGGCAAAACCATCTTCGATGGCATTCCGCTGACAATGACCTGCACCCGCTACCATTCGCTTATCGTCGAGGATCAGGATTTTCCGGACGAGCTTGAGGTGTCCGCACGCACGTCCGATGGCGAGACCATCATGGCTCTCCGCCACCGTGAGCTTCCGATTGAAGGCGTCCAGTTTCACCCTGAAAGCGTGCTGACGACGCACGGCAAGCAGATCATCCAGAACTTCATGAACCTTAAGAGTTAG
- the msrB gene encoding peptide-methionine (R)-S-oxide reductase MsrB, with protein MFESEVSQDVQSKKMTRRMFVLGGTAAAAATAVLGLRRSSIVEAAVHGTPGEVTIVNFSNDGKNLGKETVAKVVKTDGEWRQQLGANSFGIARQADTEMPYSGVSWKEHGKGIFRCICCDTALFSSQTKFESGTGWPSFWAPLSKENIVEKTDRSMGMARTEVSCVRCEGHLGHVFDDGPEPTGMRYCMNSASMRFVKT; from the coding sequence ATGTTTGAGTCCGAGGTGAGTCAAGATGTGCAGTCGAAGAAGATGACGCGCCGAATGTTCGTTTTGGGTGGAACTGCGGCTGCAGCAGCGACCGCCGTGCTTGGGTTGCGTCGCTCCTCCATCGTCGAGGCAGCAGTACACGGTACGCCGGGTGAGGTTACCATCGTCAACTTCTCTAATGATGGAAAGAATCTTGGCAAAGAAACTGTCGCAAAAGTGGTGAAGACAGACGGTGAGTGGCGGCAGCAGCTAGGAGCGAACTCATTCGGCATTGCACGGCAGGCGGACACCGAGATGCCCTACTCCGGCGTCAGTTGGAAGGAGCATGGCAAGGGAATCTTCCGCTGCATCTGCTGCGACACGGCGCTTTTCAGTTCGCAGACAAAGTTTGAGTCAGGAACAGGATGGCCGAGCTTTTGGGCTCCTCTGTCCAAAGAAAACATAGTTGAGAAGACGGACCGCTCGATGGGTATGGCGCGAACCGAAGTCTCTTGCGTCCGGTGCGAAGGGCATCTGGGACACGTCTTCGACGACGGCCCCGAGCCGACGGGGATGCGGTATTGCATGAACTCGGCTTCGATGCGCTTTGTGAAAACTTAG